A single region of the Aurantiacibacter sp. MUD11 genome encodes:
- a CDS encoding DUF2794 domain-containing protein, which yields MAAGNAPGAPNIVAFPGQRLPEQVGFDRYELAKILDLYGRMVAAGEWRDYAMDFTRDCATFAAFRRTAEVPQMRLEKRPALRQRQGMWALFGEQGQILKRGHELSNVLAPLERRLVKLVEV from the coding sequence ATGGCGGCTGGCAACGCGCCCGGCGCTCCCAACATCGTCGCATTCCCCGGCCAGCGCCTGCCAGAACAGGTGGGCTTCGACCGGTACGAACTGGCGAAGATCCTCGATCTTTACGGTCGCATGGTCGCCGCCGGCGAATGGCGCGATTACGCGATGGACTTTACCCGCGATTGCGCCACGTTCGCCGCCTTCCGTCGCACCGCCGAAGTGCCGCAGATGCGGCTGGAAAAGCGCCCCGCGCTGCGCCAGCGGCAAGGCATGTGGGCGCTGTTCGGCGAACAGGGCCAGATCCTGAAGCGCGGGCACGAGCTTTCCAACGTGCTCGCCCCGCTGGAACGTCGGCTGGTCAAGCTGGTCGAGGTATGA
- the epsC gene encoding serine O-acetyltransferase EpsC, which yields MFGNLIAYLDSVRARDPAPRSRWEILLYPGVLALGLHKVAHWLFEARMYFLARFVNHFSRWLTAIDIHPGATIGKNFFIDHGFTVIGETAEIGDNVTIYQCVTLGGTNPTSGQGGKRHPTLCDNVIIGSGAQVIGPITVGERARVGANAVVTDDVPEGATMIGLKARSTLVPAEEWIREFIPYGTPCDEPCEPAPSERVQVLETEVQLLREELAEMRKALGKPEADDGPDLFSDTRKSGTKR from the coding sequence ATGTTCGGTAACCTGATCGCCTATCTGGACTCGGTCCGCGCGCGCGATCCCGCACCGCGTTCGCGCTGGGAAATCCTGCTTTATCCGGGGGTTCTGGCGCTTGGTTTACACAAGGTCGCACATTGGCTGTTCGAAGCGCGGATGTATTTCCTCGCTCGCTTCGTGAACCATTTCAGTCGCTGGCTGACCGCGATCGACATTCATCCGGGCGCGACGATCGGCAAGAACTTCTTCATCGACCACGGCTTCACCGTCATCGGGGAAACCGCCGAAATCGGCGACAACGTGACCATCTACCAGTGTGTGACGCTGGGCGGCACCAACCCCACCAGCGGGCAGGGGGGCAAGCGCCACCCGACGCTGTGCGACAACGTGATCATCGGGTCCGGGGCGCAGGTTATCGGCCCCATCACCGTGGGTGAACGCGCCCGCGTCGGGGCTAACGCCGTCGTCACCGACGACGTGCCCGAAGGCGCGACCATGATCGGCCTCAAGGCGCGCTCCACGCTGGTGCCGGCCGAAGAATGGATTCGCGAATTCATTCCCTATGGCACGCCCTGCGACGAGCCCTGCGAACCTGCACCCAGCGAGCGTGTGCAGGTGCTGGAAACCGAAGTACAACTGCTGCGCGAGGAACTGGCCGAGATGCGCAAGGCGCTGGGCAAGCCGGAAGCGGATGACGGCCCCGACCTGTTCTCCGACACGCGCAAGAGCGGGACCAAGCGCTGA